Proteins from a single region of Lasioglossum baleicum chromosome 1, iyLasBale1, whole genome shotgun sequence:
- the Mul1 gene encoding mitochondrial E3 ubiquitin protein ligase 1 yields MDYLSEIIALGIDSVIISICLKQFFSCKKAILAVKDAEIHEVGPQLESLLNKQPDNKIGYIAIRGIVSPLGKPLTSINDTKITGVVQKLKIKEHVVARSTAGFWSDQEHTVHKVCNTVPFALKHGTKTVEVLEPLSADILDLDVVSNTFEPTVPTFADHLWGFFTGIRKRGLQSTEELLREGTLITGIGELSKSKSNALSLQPPTNGMPFYLTSMSITSLLKKLDDRKRTYRFLSFMFGAVGLLIGGIVLRRYWKDRTEQRLAEELRQSLSASRRERRQRVRDTDLREDQLCVVCRTNPLEIILLPCGHVCLCEDCSDDITSDCPVCRSPIMQKAAAYII; encoded by the exons ATGGACTATTTAAGTGAGATAATAGCTCTCGGAATTGACAGTGTCATCATCAGTATCTgtttgaaacagtttttctcTTGCAAGAAGGCAATCCTTGCAGTCAAG GATGCAGAGATTCACGAGGTTGGTCCACAGTTGGAGAGCCTTCTCAATAAACAACCTGATAACAAAATAGGCTATATAGCAATCAGAGGCATCGTTTCACCTTTAGGAAAACCATTGACTAGTATCAATGATACAAAGATAACTGGTGTTGTACAGAAGCTCAAAATTAAAGAACATGTTGTGGCCAGATCTACCGCTGGTTTCTG GTCAGATCAAGAGCACACTGTTCATAAAGTATGTAATACTGTACCATTTGCCTTGAAACACGGCACTAAAACTGTAGAAGTATTAGAACCATTGTCTGCTGATATTTTAGACTTGGATGTGGTATCAAATACTTTCGAACCTACTGTACCAACGTTTGCAGACCACTTATGGGGTTTCTTCACAG GTATACGTAAACGTGGTTTGCAGTCTACTGAAGAACTGCTACGTGAAGGTACATTGATCACAGGTATTGGTGAACTATCAAAGAGTAAATCGAATGCTCTTTCGTTGCAACCTCCAACGAATGGAATGCCATTTTATTTAACGAGCATGTCGATTACTTCGTTGCTTAAAAAATTGGACGATCGAAAAAGAACATACAG atttttaagtttcatgttTGGTGCAGTCGGTTTATTGATCGGCGGGATAGTACTTCGGCGTTATTGGAAAGACAGAACGGAGCAAAGATTGGCAGAAGAATTGAGGCAGTCTCTTTCCGCATCTCGGAGAGAAAGAAGGCAAAGAGTGAGAGACACTGATCTCAGAGAGGATCAGTTGTGCGTTGTTTGCCGCACAAATCCGCTTGAAATTATTCTTCTTCCATGTGGACACGTCTGCTTATGCGAGGATTGTTCCGACGACATTACTAGTGATTGTCCTGTCTGTAGATCTCCGATCATGCAGAAAGCTGCTGCCTATATAATTTAA
- the Ctu1 gene encoding cytosolic thiouridylase subunit 1: MPIPCSRNCGKDATLKRPKTGHALCRECFFMAFESEIHHTITVGKLFKSGDKVAIGASGGKDSTVLAYMLKTLNERYNYGIELFLLSIDEGITGYRDDSLKTVQQNKNDYGLPLKILSYKELYGWTMDEIVAEIGKKNNCTFCGVFRRQALDRGAALLGVDCIATGHNADDIAETVIMNILRGDIARLQRCTSVITAGADCIKRCKPLKYAYEKEIVMYAYFKRLVYFSTECIFAPNAYRGHARTFLKDLEKIRSSSILDIIHSGETLEVKDTVKMPERRMCSRCGFVSSQEICKACIMLEGLNRGLPKLGIGKTNKIKRVMDSFNETADSSKNDTEKENQTALEF; encoded by the exons ATGCCGATTCCGTGTTCAAGAAATTGTGGGAAAGACGCTACTCTCAAA AGGCCTAAAACTGGACATGCGTTATGCAGAGAATGTTTTTTCATGGCCTTCGAGTCTGAAATTCATCATACTATCACAGtaggaaaattatttaaatcggGTGACAAAGTTGCTATTGGAGCATCAGGAGGAAAAGATTCAACTGTTCTAGCATACATGTTAAAAACATTGAACGAGAGATACAATTAtggaattgaattgtttcttttgTCCATCGATGAAGGAATTACCG GATACAGGGACGATAGTTTAAAAAcagttcaacaaaataaaaatgattatgggttgccattaaaaatattatcttaCAAAGAGTTGTATGGGTGGACTATGGATGAAATTGTAGCAGAA ATAGGAAAAAAGAATAATTGTACCTTTTGCGGCGTATTTCGAAGACAGGCATTAGATAGAGGTGCCGCCCTGTTAGGAGTAGACTGCATTGCAACAGGTCATAATGCAGATGACATAGCAGAGACAGTTATCATGAATATTTTACGTGGGGACATTGCAAGGCTACAACGATGCACTTCAGTCATTACT GCAGGAGCAGATTGCATAAAACGATGCAAGCCACTCAAGTACGCCTACGAGAAGGAGATCGTAATGTATGCGTATTTCAAACGTTTAGTATACTTCTCAACTGAGTGTATATTTGCACCGAATGCATACAGGGGTCATGCGAGAACATTCCTGAAAGATTTAGAGAAGATTAGGTCCTCGTCCATTTTGGATATTATACATTCTG GGGAAACTTTAGAAGTAAAAGATACTGTTAAAATGCCGGAACGAAGGATGTGTTCTCGTTGCGGATTTGTTTCAAGTCAAGAAATATGCAAAGCTTGCATTATGTTGGAAGGTTTAAATAGAGGACTACCGAAACTTGGCATTGGaaaaaccaataaaattaaacgCGTGATGGATTCGTTCAACGAAACCGCGGACAGTTCCAAAAACGACACTGAAAAAGAGAATCAAACCGCTTTAGAGTTTTGA
- the Sf3b5 gene encoding splicing factor 3B subunit 5, producing the protein MGERYNIHSQLEHLQSKYIGTGHADTTKFEWLVNQHRDSCSSYMGHYDLLNFFAIAENEAKARVRFNLMEKMLQPCGPPPEKPED; encoded by the coding sequence ATGGGAGAACGTTATAATATTCACAGTCAATTAGAGCATTTGCAATCAAAATACATTGGCACAGGTCACGCTGACACAACAAAGTTCGAATGGCTTGTGAATCAACACCGTGATTCTTGCAGTTCATACATGGGACACTATGATTTATTAAATTTCTTCGCAATTGCCGAAAACGAAGCAAAAGCGCGTGTACGATTTAATCTTATGGAAAAGATGTTGCAACCTTGTGGCCCACCCCCAGAGAAGCCGGAAGATTAA
- the Cdk12 gene encoding cyclin-dependent kinase 12 isoform X8, whose product MLGDMPGSRDIERAERNGRFRSRRRDSTGSDINRHNFEGSDKKHRRHGKSKSSGKKKKKRSRDKSIENVPTVASSIVKPLVEYSDVSSEDLSEPEAGEIQSEDSRGNSYTDGEVPETVLQRRYYGGSPVRALGASPISLSPSPPVQHRHSSRHYSPNEQQPSAMHGGTPEYEEESRRYARRKEKKHKREKKKKRSLSPSSSSGKKKKRKSKRHSHSMSPHRIPDEIIISPEHEKPVGNWSESPPLPLKDSTSPISPATPQELREFSDVELVLSRQPRNVTPPPLPPRPTESPHTPLLPPRTATPENNKANLSTIKHTPERQKHSPSIHARRNSISPGPMISASRRRPHSPSPPSRRRDHSPARRRDFSPNPMVHRLRHSPSPSRRREFSPSPVGHRRRGDPVNSPPSSKRRRRDEPDRRHRHHEKDRRDKRKSRSTRSPTGSRLHLPLSRSRSRSPGRWRKIQSRSRSRSRRRSRTPKKSRSPSKSHKSVRKHKSKSPRPSRIPSPSPHRPRPRSPSSITARNLRVQAKISETSLFAELVKDRNMRELAFKKLQAAKEKAVNQDEVQIIEGTDDKEGSNASSENKASSTDNKDKYVNHKDQAKGANESMKSVDVVDIPVPGSDDSGIAGKTPPLPMAVQSVSAPNLMPGGNQPPTVVYTSPTTAASNSCPVTVTSSPNFPTVTNVQAPPLPQSDPANVPCIPQPSMSVPIPVPVPVLPNMSIPPPPIPIPVPAPNTAMSKFNPPNNLVPLKSVDPPKPPIVAFKTKSLSRLPLPPGINQNDLESIDSPPSRSPSPPSKAQMKFPASTPKPPQKKSIKDLPMPPVVPGSEDLSGEDDPNATPPRTKVERVPPKPKLKRPKILKRRSSRNCHTPMSASGGKDWGERCVDVFEVIAQIGEGTYGQVYKAQDKRASVLVALKKVRLENEKEGFPITAVREIKILRQLNHKNIVNLREIVTDKQDALDFRKDKGSFYLVFEYMDHDLMGLLESGMVDFNEMNNASIMKQLLDGLNYCHSKNFLHRDIKCSNILMNNKGEVKLADFGLARLYNAEDRQRPYTNKVITLWYRPPELLLGEERYGPAIDVWSCGCILGELFSKKPLFQANIEMMQLEMISRVCGTPTPAVWPSVIKLPLWHTLKPKKSHRRRLREDFSFMPAPALDLLDKMLELDPEKRITAADALKSAWLKNVQPEQMPAPQLPTWQDCHELWSKKRRRQLREQQESSTGKIPLLPLPNKGGPHKAIEDLSDVGGRSNTTMAIVQNNGIL is encoded by the exons ATGT TAGGTGACATGCCTGGCAGTCGTGATATCGAACGAGCAGAACGTAATGGAAGATTTCGATCGCGCAGGAGAGACAGCACAGGCAGTGATATAAACCGACACAACTTCGAGGGCTCCGACAAGAAGCACAGACGGCATGGAAAAAGTAAGAGTTccggaaaaaagaagaaaaagaggtCCCGAGACAAATCTATAGAGAATGTACCAACCGTAGCCTCTTCCATAGTTAAGCCTTTGGTTGAATACTCGGACGTGAGTAGCGAAGACTTGTCCGAGCCGGAAGCAGGGGAGATTCAGTCGGAGGACAGTAGAGGTAATAGCTACACGGACGGAGAAGTACCTGAAACAGTTTTACAGAGGCGTTATTATGGCGGGAGTCCCGTGCGAGCTCTGGGAGCATCGCCAATTAGTCTTTCACCATCTCCACCGGTCCAGCACAGGCATTCCAGCAGACATTATTCACCTAACGAGCAGCAACCTTCAGCGATGCATGGTGGTACTCCTGAGTACGAAGAGGAGTCCAGGCGCTACGCGAGACGGAAAGAGAAGAAACATAAacgagaaaagaagaagaaacgaaGCCTTAGTCCCTCGTCTAGTTCTGGCAAGAAGAAGAAACGAAAGTCCAAGAGACATTCTCATAGTATGAGCCCACATCGCATACCGGACGAAATTATCATAAGCCCGGAACACGAGAAACCAGTTGGAAATTGGTCCGAGTCTCCTCCTCTACCGTTGAAGGATAGCACCTCGCCGATATCACCGGCGACACCCCAAGAGTTGAGAGAGTTCAGCGATGTTGAACTAGTACTGTCCAGACAACCTCGAAATGTAACACCACCACCTCTTCCCCCGAGACCAACAGAATCACCACATACCCCTTTGTTGCCGCCAAGAACTGCAACGCCGGAGAACAACAAAGCAAACTTGTCTACGATAAAACACACGCCGGAAAGACAGAAACATAGTCCTAGTATTCACGCTCGACGCAACAGCATTAGTCCGGGGCCGATGATCAGCGCGAGTCGTAGGAGACCTCATAGTCCCAGTCCGCCATCGAGACGAAGAGACCATAGTCCAGCAAGGAGAAGAGATTTTAGTCCCAACCCCATGGTGCACAGACTCAGGCACAGCCCTAGTCCTTCGAGGAGGCGGGAATTCAGTCCGAGTCCTGTTGGTCATCGACGCAGAGGAGATCCCGTTAACTCACCACCCTCGAGTAAACGTAGAAGACGGGATGAGCCTGATCGACGACACAGACACCACGAGAAAGACAGGAGGGATAAAAGAAAATCAAGATCGACTAGAAGTCCCACTGGGAGCAG GTTGCATTTACCACTTTCCCGTTCCCGATCTCGAAGTCCTGGAAGATGGCGGAAGATCCAGTCGCGATCGAGGTCGCGATCCCGACGACGAAGTCGAACCCCGAAGAAGTCTCGTTCTCCCAGCAAATCTCACAAGTCTGTGAGGAAGCACAAGTCGAAAAGCCCTCGTCCCTCGAGGATACCCTCTCCTTCGCCGCATAGACCCAGGCCGAGGAGTCCGTCTAGTATCACCGCGAGAAACCTCCGAGTACAAGCAAAGATCAGCGAGACCAGTCTATTCGCCGAACTGGTGAAAGACAGGAACATGCGGGAACTGGCCTTTAAGAAGCTACAAGCGGCTAAAGAGAAAGCCGTGAACCAAGACGAGGTTCAGATCATAGAGGGCACCGACGACAAAGAAGGCAGCAACGCGTCTTCCGAGAACAAAGCCTCCTCCACCGACAACAAAGACAAATACGTAAATCATAAAGATCAAGCGAAGGGGGCGAATGAGAGCATGAAATCTGTTGATGTTGTGGATATTCCTGTTCCGGGATCGGACGATAGTGGAATTGCGGGAAAAACACCCCCGTTGCCCATGGCAGTACAGTCTGTCAGTGCGCCGAACTTAATGCCCGGAGGTAATCAGCCTCCAACTGTTGTATATACTTCACCTACAACCGCTGCGTCTAACAGTTGTCCAGTGACCGTTACAAGTAGCCCGAACTTCCCGACCGTTACCAATGTACAAGCACCCCCGTTGCCACAGTCTGATCCCGCGAACGTGCCCTGTATACCCCAACCGTCTATGTCAGTGCCTATCCCTGTACCAGTACCTGTGCTACCAAACATGTCCATACCGCCGCCACCGATACCAATTCCCGTACCAGCGCCCAACACGGCCATGTCGAAGTTCAATCCTCCCAATAACTTGGTTCCTCTTAAGTCTGTAGATCCCCCTAAACCCCCTATCGTGGCATTCAAGACGAAAAGTCTGTCACGGTTACCGTTACCGCCCGGAATTAATCAGAATGATTTGGAGAGTATAGACTCGCCGCCGAGTAGGTCTCCGAGTCCACCTAGCAAGGCGCAAATGAAGTTCCCCGCGTCCACTCCGAAACCACCGCAGAAGAAGAGTATCAAAGACTTGCCTATGCCTCCAG TAGTTCCTGGGTCCGAAGACCTGAGCGGAGAAGATGATCCGAACGCAACACCGCCCCGCACGAAGGTCGAACGTGTCCCGCCAAAGCCTAAGCTGAAGAGACCAAAAATCCTGAAACGTAGAAGCTCGAGAAATTGCCACACGCCTATGTCGGCTTCCGGTGGCAAAGACTGGGGAGAACGATGCGTTGACGTATTCGAAGTCATAGCGCAGATCGGAGAGGGTACCTATGGCCAGGTGTACAAGGCTCAAGACAAACGAGCTAGCGTGCTTGTAGCACTGAAGAAAGTACGCCTGGAAAACGAGAAAGAAGGGTTCCCGATCACGGCAGTGCGCGAGATCAAAATCCTCCGACAGCTGAATCACAAGAATATTGTAAACTTAAGGGAAATAGTCACGGACAAACAGGATGCCTTAGACTTCAGAAAG GATAAAGGGTCGTTCTACCTCGTGTTCGAGTACATGGACCACGACTTGATGGGTCTTCTAGAGTCCGGGATGGTAGACTTCAATGAGATGAACAACGCAAGCATAATGAAGCAATTGTTAGACGGTTTAAATTACTGCCACAGTAAAAACTTTTTACACAGAGACATAAAGTGTTCAAACATATTGATGAACAATAA AGGGGAAGTAAAATTAGCTGACTTTGGACTTGCAAGACTTTACAATGCCGAAGATAGACAGCGACCTTATACAAACAAAGTAATCACTTTGTGGTATAGACCGCCTGAATTGCTGTTAGGCGAGGAACGTTATGGACCTGCAATAGACGTGTGGAGTTGTGGTTGTATATTAGGAGAATTATTTTCTAAGAAACCGCTGTTCCAG GCGAACATAGAGATGATGCAATTGGAGATGATTTCCAGAGTCTGTGGCACACCGACTCCTGCCGTTTGGCCTTCTGTGATAAAATTGCCATTGTGGCACACACTCAAGCCAAAAAAGTCCCATAGAAGACGCTTACGGGAAGATTTCTCGTTCATGCCGGCACCAGCCTTGGATCTGTTAGACAAAATGTTAGAATTAGATCCCGAGAAACGAATAACGGCTGCCGATGCGCTTAAAAGTGCTTGGCTGAAAAATGTTCAACCTGAGCA